Proteins encoded in a region of the Acipenser ruthenus chromosome 54, fAciRut3.2 maternal haplotype, whole genome shotgun sequence genome:
- the LOC117398054 gene encoding zona pellucida sperm-binding protein 4-like: MVSPIGVYSSASAGSTDRLQRCLVTLLWLALITQAQGSTADVVVVECEAEYVEVRLPRELITSPIKVIDEHGYALNAHRIATKCGYTLSSGWDNTLVFRTTYHSCYVHEQSKGWFSFVLQVEGALLPVTCRRGAGLSPQTGGNINIWAVAKTTRNIWGAANVTFTASPTAAKRDKEIPVVVTEENIWPIRIRELKTAGPPVVRFVTPDAGFWEIKTELPRVTELRTLSQGLQCGADGVPASECVRLGCAFDSVHHSPPCFYKYTGCSQSGHFVILVNSSSTTPPLRLKTAHVLQGQGSQCQPKWMTSDLAVFHFPVRDCGSGKLLAGDSVLYETEIVADRELVTALNYAISRDSGFRLRVRCVYRASGTARLETIVNPPPAFKPISELGTVRLELRIAKDGSFSSWVSLSEFPLVKVLLDPVFVEVRLVDREDPSLELLLDNCWATSDPKPGQGAQWPLLRDRCPFLSDNYQTVLHEVALKADVKFPSHNKRFELKTFTFVNQTNGIPFNWQLYIHCSAVLCSPAGDPSCQTNCSSLARSRRRRLSKRSRSQGSSVVVSSRGSIRFVRSTHRRSNHRTTRSQLDHRPAWSVRRVSALSIVSVSLLGVSLAIFGMQFTLRYRRKRHSVTSHIYQPCS; this comes from the exons ATGGTAAGCCCAATTGGTGTGTATAGCTCAGCCTCGGCGGGGTCGACTGATCGGCTCCAACGCTGCCTGGTCACTCTCTTGTGGTTAGCTCTTATCACTCAAGCCCAAGGATCTACAGCCGACGTCGTGGTGGTGGAATGTGAAGCGGAGTACGTAGAAGTTCGTCTCCCGAGAGAACTCATCACGTCTCCAATTAAAGTGATCG ATGAGCACGGATATGCTTTGAATGCCCACAGAATCGCCACGAAGTGCGGCTACACGCTGTCGTCAGGCTGGGACAACACCCTGGTCTTCAGAACGACCTACCACAGCTGCTACGTGCATGAGCAG AGTAAAGGCTGGTTCAGTTTCGTGCTGCAGGTAGAGGGCGCTCTCTTGCCAGTGACATGCCGCCGCGGGGCGGGGCTGAGCCCACAGACCGGTGGCAACATAAACATCTGGGCGGTTGCCAAGACAACGAGAAACATCTGGGGAGCAGCGAATGTCACATTCACAGCATCGCCAACCGCAGCAAAGAGAGACAAG GAGATTCCAGTAGTGGTTACTGAGGAGAACATCTGGCCCATCCGCATCAGGGAGTTGAAGACTGCAG gtcccCCTGTGGTCAGGTTCGTGACCCCAGATGCAGGTTTCTGGGAGATAAAGACTGAGCTGCCCAGAGTGACAGAGCTCCGGACCCTGAGCCAGGGGCTGCAGTGCGGGGCTGACGGTGTCCCTGCCTCTGAGTGCGTCCGCCTGGGCTGTGCCTTTGACTCTGTGCACCACAGCCCTCCCTGCTTCTATAAATACACAG GCTGCTCTCAGTCGGGTCACTTTGTCATCCTGGTCAACAGCAGCTCCACGACCCCGCCCCTTCGACTGAAAACAGCACATGTGTTGCAGGGTCAGGGGTCACAGTGCCAGCCGAAGTGGATGACCTCTGATCTGGCAGTGTTCCACTTCCCGGTCCGTGATTGTGGGAGTGGAAAACTG CTCGCAGGAGACTCTGTCCTGTACGAGACGGAGATCGTTGCTGATCGGGAGCTTGTGACTGCGCTGAACTACGCTATCAGTCGTGATAGTGGGTTCCGGCTGCGTGTGCGCTGTGTGTATCGGGCGAGCGGGACCGCGAGACTGGAGACCATCGTCAACCCCCCACCCGCCTTCAAACCCATCTCTGAACTGGGAACTGTGAGACTGGAGCTGCGCATCGCAAAAG ACGGCTCCTTCTCTTCCTGGGTCTCCCTTTCGGAGTTTCCCTTGGTGAAGGTGCTTTTAGACCCTGTCTTTGTGGAGGTCCGACTCGTTGACAGAGAGGACCCCAGTCTCGAGCTGCTATTGGACAACTGCTGGGCGACCTCCGACCCCAAACCAGGGCAAGGGGCGCAGTGGCCGCTACTGAGGGACAG GTGCCCGTTTCTGAGTGATAATTACCAGACAGTGCTGCACGAAGTCGCATTGAAAGCAGACGTGAAGTTCCCCTCGCACAACAAGAGATTTGAGTTGAAAACATTCACTTTCGTCAACCAGACCAATGGTATCCCCTTCAACTGGCAG TTGTATATCCACTGCAGTGCAGTGCTCTGTTCACCAGCAGGAGATCCGAGCTGCCAAACGAACTGCAGCAGTTTAGCAA GGTCGAGAAGACGAAGATTATCAAAGCGATCTCGCAGCCAAGGGAGTTCAGTTGTGGTGTCATCGCGAGGCTCAATAAGATTTGTCCGCTCCACTCATCGCCGAAGCAACCACAGAACGACACGCTCACAGCTCGACCACAGACCAG cttGGTCCGTTCGACGGGTCAGTGCACTTTCCATAGTGTCGGTGTCATTGCTGGGGGTCAGCCTGGCCATCTTTGGAATGCAATTCACACTGAGATATCGGCGAAAGAGGCACAGTGTAACATCTCATATCTACCAACCATgttcctaa